From a single Cydia amplana chromosome 22, ilCydAmpl1.1, whole genome shotgun sequence genomic region:
- the LOC134658460 gene encoding uncharacterized protein LOC134658460, whose protein sequence is MDILSIDEGDGEQVGDIEEKYYSILAKINSSLKMLNTKVTSECHNASTCKLPTIEIPFYDGKDFTKFKPFFDLFTAVIDRNTSLSDVQKLFYLRKYLQDDALAVILNLPLVNESYKEAIQLLKKRFDNKARLVANHIGILLDISNIQKGTAASIRTFVSQINQQMHALKNLDEPVDKWDMLLISILTRKLDQFTNRAYQLDRDSDTMPTMAGFIEYLEKRAIALEDSHQNKHSTYYDGANKHVNNKSTCYEGTHKSIPKVTNVVSKSLPPCRYCDNKDHQIYNCPIFKILPIAQRQSYVNEKHMCNVCLNNHDGKCKFTFKCKMCKQGHNTLLHQERNVNVDKPRTNNDDSQQPLSSDAGLH, encoded by the exons ATGGACATCCTAAGCATTGATGAAGGCGACGGTGAACAGGTGGGAGATATTGAAGAGAAATactattccatattagcaaaaataaatagctctcttaaaatgttaaatacaaAAGTGACTTCGGAGTGCCACAACGCATCCACATGTAAGTTACCCACAATTGAAATACCCTTTTATGACGGAAAGGATTTCACTAAATTTAAACCCTTTTTCGACTTATTTACTGCTGTCATTGATCGGAATACCTCGCTGTCTGATGTGCAAAAGCTTTTTTATTTGAGAAAGTACCTACAGGACGATGCGTTGGCGGTTATTCTGAATTTGCCGTTGGTAAATGAGTCATATAAAGAAGCAATACAATTATTAAAAAAGAGATTTGACAATAAGGCTAGATTAGTTGCAAATCATATAGGTATATTGTTAGATATTTCTAATATACAAAAGGGCACAGCGGCTTCCATACGAACATTTGTTTCACAAATAAATCAACAGATGCATGCATTAAAAAATCTAGATGAACCCGTTGATAAATGGGACATGCTTTTGATATCAATTTTGACTCGAAAGTTAGATCAATTCACAAACCGGGCATACCAATTAGACCGGGACTCAGACACCATGCCTACGATGGCTGGTTTCATTGAATATTTAGAAAAGCGTGCTATAGCGCTCGAAGATAGTCATCAAAATAAACATAGTACCTACTATGATGGTGCTAACAAACatgttaataataaaagtacttgCTATGAAGGTACTCACAAATCAATACCTAAGGTTACAAATGTGGTATCGAAGTCGTTGCCGCCCTGTAGGTATTGTGATAATAAAGACCATCAGATATATAACTGtcctatatttaaaattttgccTATCGCTCAGAGGCAATCTTATGTAAATGAAAAGCACATGTGTAATGTATGCCTTAATAACCATGATGGTAAAtgtaaatttacttttaaatgtaaaatgtgTAAACAGGGCCACAACACATTGCTGCATCAGGAGCGCAATGTGAATGTGGACAAGCCCAGGACAAATAATGATGACAGTCAGCAGCCACTATCATCCGATGCTG GGCTGcattaa